One window of Mesorhizobium sp. WSM4904 genomic DNA carries:
- a CDS encoding lytic murein transglycosylase: protein MSVRNTARRLTAMVTAAGLTLALLMPAGPAFADAGFRQWVAGFRAAAVSGGVSGAVYDQAMRGIEPDPVVLEKARTQPEFTAPAWDYFDNRVHDQSVANGQAMARKWKPWLDRIEARFGVDRNILLAIWSMESNYGETLKRDDIMRNVIRSLATLAYGDPKRSKYARTQLIAALKILQTGDIDESHLMGSWAGAMGQTQFIPTSYQRYAVDMDGNGRRDIWNSIPDALATSANLLKKNGWQAGKTWGYEVTIPPGKLPAGSKTLAQWQALGVVRANGKPFRNLTDKATLKVPDGRGGPSFLMIRNFSVIKAYNNADKYALAVGLLADEIAGGTGLVQDWQRPFTKLTFEQRQELQKRLSEHGYYDGKFDGKIGDGSKAAIMAYQAKVGLTQDGYPSLEVLKWLRKQ, encoded by the coding sequence ATGTCCGTTCGCAACACCGCAAGGCGCCTGACGGCAATGGTGACGGCCGCCGGCCTGACGCTTGCCTTGCTGATGCCTGCCGGACCCGCTTTCGCCGATGCGGGGTTCCGCCAGTGGGTCGCGGGCTTCCGCGCCGCTGCGGTTTCGGGCGGCGTTTCGGGTGCTGTCTATGACCAGGCCATGAGGGGCATCGAGCCCGACCCGGTCGTGCTGGAAAAGGCCCGCACCCAGCCGGAGTTCACCGCTCCCGCCTGGGATTATTTCGACAACCGCGTGCATGACCAGTCGGTGGCCAACGGTCAGGCAATGGCGCGCAAATGGAAGCCGTGGCTGGATCGCATCGAGGCGCGGTTCGGTGTCGACCGCAACATCCTTCTCGCCATCTGGTCGATGGAATCGAACTATGGCGAGACCCTCAAGCGCGACGACATCATGCGCAATGTCATCCGCTCGCTGGCGACCCTTGCCTATGGCGACCCGAAGCGGTCGAAATATGCCCGCACCCAGTTGATCGCCGCGCTGAAGATCCTGCAGACCGGCGACATCGACGAAAGCCATCTGATGGGTTCCTGGGCCGGCGCGATGGGCCAGACCCAGTTCATCCCGACCAGCTACCAGCGCTACGCGGTCGACATGGACGGCAACGGCCGGCGCGACATCTGGAACTCGATCCCCGACGCGCTGGCGACCTCCGCCAATCTCTTGAAGAAGAACGGCTGGCAGGCCGGCAAGACCTGGGGCTATGAGGTCACCATTCCGCCCGGCAAGCTGCCCGCCGGATCGAAGACGCTGGCGCAATGGCAGGCGCTCGGCGTCGTCAGGGCCAATGGCAAGCCGTTCCGGAACCTGACGGACAAGGCGACTTTGAAGGTGCCGGACGGCAGGGGCGGACCGTCCTTCCTGATGATCAGGAATTTTTCGGTCATCAAGGCCTACAACAATGCCGACAAATACGCTTTGGCCGTCGGCCTTCTCGCCGACGAGATCGCCGGCGGCACAGGCCTTGTGCAGGACTGGCAGCGGCCCTTCACCAAGCTCACCTTCGAGCAACGCCAGGAGTTGCAGAAGCGGCTTTCCGAGCACGGCTATTATGACGGCAAGTTCGACGGCAAGATCGGCGACGGATCGAAGGCCGCCATCATGGCTTACCAGGCAAAGGTCGGCTTGACACAGGATGGCTATCCGAGCTTGGAAGTGCTGAAATGGCTCCGCAAGCAGTAG
- the galU gene encoding UTP--glucose-1-phosphate uridylyltransferase GalU, translating into MKRVRKAVFPVAGLGTRFLPATKAIPKEMLTVVDRPVIQYVVDEAREAGIEHFIFVTGRNKAVIEDHFDVQFELYDTLAQRGKDDQLARLQRLQPAPGQTSFTRQQVPMGLGHAVWCARELVGNEPFALLLPDMIMQSEKSCMKDMVELYAETGNNIIAVQECDPAEAHKYGIVGRGEDTHHGFRITGMVEKPKPGTAPSNLFINGRYILQPEIFGILESQERGAGNEIQLTDAMLKLEKQQPFYGYHYKGRTFDCGSPEGFVEANVAFALWRNDMNESMAGVIRTLLDEVRPAERRGAAF; encoded by the coding sequence ATGAAGCGAGTTCGCAAGGCAGTTTTCCCGGTCGCCGGCCTCGGCACACGGTTCCTTCCGGCCACCAAAGCCATTCCGAAGGAGATGCTGACCGTCGTCGACCGGCCGGTCATCCAGTATGTGGTCGACGAGGCGCGCGAGGCCGGTATCGAGCATTTCATCTTCGTGACCGGGCGCAACAAGGCGGTCATCGAGGATCACTTCGACGTCCAGTTCGAGCTCTACGACACGCTGGCCCAGCGCGGCAAGGACGACCAGCTCGCGCGCCTGCAACGCCTGCAGCCGGCACCCGGCCAGACCAGCTTCACGCGCCAGCAAGTGCCGATGGGGCTTGGCCATGCCGTCTGGTGCGCGCGCGAGCTTGTCGGCAACGAACCGTTCGCGCTGCTGTTGCCGGACATGATCATGCAGTCGGAGAAAAGCTGCATGAAGGACATGGTCGAGCTTTACGCCGAGACCGGCAACAACATCATCGCGGTGCAGGAATGCGATCCGGCCGAGGCGCACAAATACGGCATCGTCGGCCGTGGCGAGGACACTCATCACGGCTTCCGCATCACCGGCATGGTGGAGAAGCCGAAGCCGGGCACCGCGCCCTCCAATCTCTTCATCAACGGGCGCTACATCCTGCAGCCGGAGATCTTCGGCATCCTCGAAAGCCAGGAGCGCGGCGCAGGCAACGAGATCCAGCTGACGGATGCGATGCTGAAGCTGGAGAAGCAGCAGCCCTTCTACGGCTATCATTACAAGGGACGCACCTTCGACTGCGGCTCGCCGGAAGGCTTCGTCGAGGCCAACGTCGCCTTCGCGCTCTGGCGCAACGATATGAACGAGAGCATGGCCGGCGTCATCCGCACCCTGCTGGATGAAGTGCGGCCGGCGGAGCGGCGCGGCGCGGCGTTTTAG